The proteins below are encoded in one region of Segatella copri:
- a CDS encoding ABC-F family ATP-binding cassette domain-containing protein, protein MASQIPYLDVQNLTKRFGAQVLFDNISFSIAEGQKVGLVARNGTGKSTLMSVLMDKEGHESGDIIYRRDLKVGYLEQSPQFDPEESVLQACFNHEDDPEKVLKAKQILTQLHITNLEQPMGQLSGGQQKRVALANVLITEPDFLMLDEPTNHLDLEMIEWLEGYLNRGNKTIFMVTHDRFFLDKVCNTILELDDRTIYTYRGNYAYYLEKRQERMDNLRAEIQHSKNLYRRELDWMRRQPQARGHKAKYREDAFYELEKVAKQRIEDRQVRLKASTVYIGSKIFECQYVSKAFDDRGQKKVILDNFYYNFARFEKMGIVGNNGTGKSTFIKMLLGEVQPDSGKFDIGETVRFGYFSQEGLKFREDQKVIDVITEIADYIDLGGKHMTASQFLQFFLFTPEEQHNYVYKLSGGEKRKLYLCTVLMRNPNFLVLDEPTNDLDIQTLQVLEEYLQDFAGCVIVVSHDRYFMDKVVDHLLVFKGEGEIQDFPGNYTQYREWSRMQAKDEAEQAKPAKNGNATAESDGAGTAKRDANFENKRKMSYKEKREYEQLTQEIDALTEEQKKLEEELCSGNLSVEELTEKSKRLPEIKDELDEKEMRWLELAEML, encoded by the coding sequence ATGGCTAGTCAAATACCCTATTTAGACGTTCAAAACCTCACCAAACGCTTTGGTGCACAGGTTCTTTTTGATAATATTTCCTTCTCTATCGCTGAAGGACAGAAAGTGGGACTCGTGGCGAGAAACGGCACGGGAAAGTCTACACTCATGTCGGTGCTGATGGATAAAGAGGGACACGAGAGCGGAGACATCATCTACCGACGCGACTTGAAGGTGGGCTATCTGGAGCAGTCGCCGCAGTTTGATCCGGAGGAAAGTGTGCTGCAGGCGTGCTTCAATCATGAGGATGATCCGGAGAAGGTGCTGAAGGCGAAACAGATTCTCACACAGCTGCACATTACCAACCTGGAACAGCCGATGGGACAGCTCAGCGGCGGACAGCAGAAGCGAGTGGCGCTGGCGAATGTGCTGATTACGGAACCCGACTTCCTGATGCTGGACGAGCCGACCAACCACCTGGACCTGGAGATGATAGAGTGGCTGGAAGGTTATCTGAACCGCGGCAACAAGACCATCTTCATGGTTACGCACGACCGATTCTTCCTGGACAAGGTGTGCAATACGATTCTGGAACTCGACGATCGCACCATCTACACCTACCGCGGCAATTATGCCTATTATCTGGAGAAGAGGCAGGAGAGAATGGACAATCTGAGAGCCGAAATTCAGCATTCGAAGAATCTCTACCGCAGGGAACTCGACTGGATGCGCCGTCAGCCTCAGGCGCGCGGACACAAGGCGAAATATCGCGAGGATGCTTTCTACGAGTTGGAGAAGGTGGCGAAGCAGCGCATCGAAGACCGGCAGGTAAGGCTGAAGGCTTCTACCGTTTATATAGGTTCGAAGATTTTTGAATGCCAGTATGTGAGCAAGGCTTTCGACGACAGGGGACAGAAAAAGGTGATTCTCGACAACTTCTACTACAACTTTGCCCGCTTCGAGAAGATGGGCATTGTGGGTAATAACGGAACGGGAAAATCGACCTTCATCAAGATGCTGCTGGGCGAGGTTCAGCCCGACAGCGGCAAGTTTGACATCGGTGAGACGGTTCGCTTCGGCTATTTCTCGCAGGAGGGACTGAAATTCCGTGAAGACCAGAAGGTGATTGACGTGATTACGGAGATTGCCGATTACATAGATCTGGGCGGCAAGCACATGACGGCTTCGCAGTTTCTGCAGTTCTTCCTCTTTACGCCCGAGGAGCAGCACAACTACGTTTACAAGCTGAGCGGCGGCGAGAAGCGCAAGCTTTACCTCTGTACGGTGCTGATGAGGAATCCGAACTTCCTGGTGCTGGACGAGCCGACCAACGACCTCGACATCCAGACGCTGCAGGTACTGGAAGAATATCTTCAGGATTTTGCGGGTTGCGTCATCGTGGTGAGCCACGACCGCTATTTCATGGACAAGGTAGTAGACCATCTGCTGGTTTTCAAGGGCGAAGGCGAAATACAGGATTTCCCAGGCAACTATACGCAGTACAGGGAATGGAGCCGGATGCAGGCGAAGGACGAGGCGGAACAGGCGAAACCGGCAAAGAACGGAAATGCTACGGCAGAAAGCGACGGAGCTGGCACGGCCAAGCGCGACGCCAATTTTGAGAACAAGCGCAAGATGAGCTACAAGGAGAAGCGCGAATATGAGCAGCTGACCCAGGAAATAGATGCGCTGACCGAGGAACAGAAGAAGCTGGAAGAGGAACTCTGCAGCGGAAATCTATCGGTTGAGGAACTGACGGAGAAAAGCAAACGCCTGCCTGAAATCAAGGATGAACTTGATGAGAAGGAAATGAGATGGCTGGAACTGGCTGAAATGCTCTAG
- a CDS encoding Gfo/Idh/MocA family protein produces the protein MKQINWGFIGCGEVTEKKSGPAFNEVEGSQVVAVMSRSENKARSYAERHHVRKWYTDASELIEDPDVNAVYIATPPSSHATFAIMAMRAGKPCYIEKPLAASYNDCIRINRISEQTGVPCFVAYYRRYLPYFQKVKEIIESGTIGNVVNVQVRFSVPPRDLDFQSGKEMPWRLQPDIAGGGYFYDLAPHQIDLLQNLFGVITRAHGYPANRAHLYQAEDTLSACFFFESGIPGSGSWCFVGHESAKEDCIEVIGEKGSLSFSVFTYQPIEVITSEGKNLITVPNPPYVQLPLIKSVIQHLQGIGKCDCTSVSATAVNWVLDRVLWKN, from the coding sequence ATGAAACAGATTAATTGGGGATTTATCGGCTGCGGAGAAGTAACCGAAAAGAAAAGCGGACCGGCTTTCAACGAAGTGGAGGGTTCGCAGGTGGTGGCTGTGATGAGCCGAAGCGAGAACAAGGCACGCAGCTATGCTGAGCGCCATCATGTGCGCAAATGGTACACGGATGCATCGGAATTGATAGAAGATCCCGATGTGAATGCTGTTTACATCGCCACGCCACCTTCTTCTCACGCCACCTTCGCTATCATGGCGATGCGTGCGGGCAAACCCTGCTACATAGAGAAACCGCTGGCAGCGAGCTACAACGACTGCATCCGCATCAACCGCATCAGCGAGCAGACGGGTGTTCCCTGCTTCGTAGCTTACTATCGCCGTTATCTTCCTTACTTCCAGAAGGTAAAGGAGATTATCGAGAGCGGAACCATCGGTAACGTGGTGAATGTTCAGGTGCGCTTCTCGGTTCCTCCGCGCGATCTCGACTTTCAGAGCGGCAAGGAAATGCCTTGGCGACTGCAGCCGGATATTGCGGGCGGCGGCTATTTCTACGACCTGGCTCCTCATCAGATAGATTTGCTCCAGAATCTGTTTGGTGTGATTACCCGTGCGCACGGCTATCCTGCCAACAGAGCGCATCTTTATCAGGCTGAAGATACGCTCTCGGCGTGCTTCTTCTTTGAGAGCGGAATTCCGGGCAGCGGAAGCTGGTGCTTCGTGGGACATGAGAGTGCGAAGGAAGACTGCATCGAGGTGATTGGCGAGAAAGGTTCGCTCTCATTCTCGGTGTTCACTTACCAGCCGATAGAAGTGATTACGAGCGAAGGAAAGAACTTGATTACGGTTCCGAATCCGCCTTATGTGCAGCTGCCGCTCATCAAGAGTGTGATTCAGCATCTGCAGGGAATAGGAAAATGCGACTGCACCAGTGTTTCGGCTACAGCTGTGAACTGGGTGCTGGACCGAGTATTGTGGAAGAACTGA
- the yihA gene encoding ribosome biogenesis GTP-binding protein YihA/YsxC encodes MEIKKSEFTISAPRVSMCPKDTKAEYAFIGRSNVGKSSLINMLCNHKGLAKTSATPGKTLLINHFIINNEWYLVDLPGYGFAKRSKTVQKQLEQMISSYILQRQQLANVFVLIDVRHDQQKIDREFVDWLGESGVPFCIVFTKADKLGPVKARMNAEKWMHALEDRWEALPPYFITSSEKKMGRDEVLDYIDEINKSLAGE; translated from the coding sequence ATGGAAATTAAGAAATCAGAATTTACAATATCGGCTCCACGAGTGAGCATGTGTCCGAAAGATACGAAGGCTGAATATGCTTTCATCGGCAGAAGTAATGTGGGAAAATCGAGCCTCATCAATATGCTCTGCAACCACAAGGGTTTGGCTAAGACTTCAGCTACACCGGGTAAGACGCTGCTTATCAACCACTTCATCATCAACAACGAATGGTATCTGGTTGACCTTCCTGGCTATGGTTTCGCCAAGCGTTCGAAGACCGTACAGAAGCAGCTGGAACAAATGATAAGCAGTTATATTCTGCAGCGCCAGCAGTTGGCTAATGTCTTTGTGCTCATCGACGTGCGCCACGACCAGCAGAAGATAGACCGCGAGTTTGTAGACTGGCTGGGCGAGAGCGGCGTTCCTTTCTGCATCGTCTTTACCAAGGCCGACAAGTTGGGTCCGGTCAAGGCTCGCATGAATGCGGAGAAATGGATGCATGCGCTGGAAGACCGCTGGGAAGCACTTCCACCTTATTTCATTACCAGTAGTGAAAAGAAGATGGGACGTGATGAGGTGCTCGACTATATTGACGAAATCAACAAATCGCTCGCCGGAGAATAA